In Sphingobacterium zeae, one genomic interval encodes:
- a CDS encoding HAD family hydrolase, translating into MKLIIFDLDGTLLDTLQDLGDSCNVALQQYGYPIHPLVAYKKFVGNGVQKLIERALPEEARTPKTITLLLAVFKSYYEQKPITHTKPYTGIIPMLQELKSLGYLISVASNKYHEAVLPLMQQYFSDIQFDLILGHRAGHPAKPDPAIVLDSLQTLGVSKQDCFYVGDSSVDMDTANNAGVTAIGVTWGFREESELRQHGAQHIIHHPQELMEIL; encoded by the coding sequence ATGAAGCTTATTATATTTGATCTAGACGGAACACTACTAGATACATTACAAGACCTTGGAGACAGTTGTAACGTAGCTCTGCAACAGTATGGATATCCAATTCATCCACTCGTTGCCTATAAGAAATTTGTGGGCAATGGGGTACAGAAACTTATCGAAAGGGCATTACCCGAAGAAGCACGAACGCCAAAGACGATAACGCTCTTACTTGCCGTTTTTAAGAGCTATTACGAGCAAAAACCCATAACACACACAAAACCATATACCGGAATTATACCGATGCTCCAAGAATTGAAATCCTTAGGTTATCTCATCTCCGTAGCGTCCAATAAGTACCACGAGGCAGTCCTCCCGCTGATGCAGCAATATTTCTCCGATATTCAATTTGATCTTATTTTGGGGCATCGCGCTGGTCATCCAGCTAAACCGGATCCAGCGATTGTCTTAGACAGTCTCCAAACACTGGGCGTCAGCAAACAAGATTGCTTTTATGTAGGCGATTCATCCGTGGATATGGATACCGCCAATAATGCAGGGGTAACAGCTATCGGCGTTACTTGGGGCTTTCGGGAAGAGAGCGAGTTAAGACAACACGGTGCACAGCATATTATCCACCATCCACAGGAACTGATGGAAATTCTATAA
- a CDS encoding alpha-L-fucosidase yields the protein MINYNRLMTPSLLAGALLAGKTVSAQWTEPRKKVEQRIDVKYGPLIPAHRTDEAMERFRTYGLGQFIHWGLYAIPGNEWEGVSARKGAAASEWIRTWSGPTAPKDWKNTYDNLYKQFNPKGFDAKLWAKQAKEMGAKYLIFTAKHHDGFALWPSKYTDYTIKKSPYKKDIVKQVVDAYTAEGIDVFLYFSILEWNNSNYMGKTLCTPEEKAKFNKFLEYTRNQLLELLQNYPQIKGFWFDGTWDQSWIQSYDFTYKLEKELREKHPGLIIGSRFRNDEFGKRHFDSNGDTLGDYEQGWERKMPKEFEWLEGRDWDCVMTIPPNGWGYMKDWSGIYTKTSDDLIDMLMNCVSMNGNFVLNFGPDGNGRMHPGEDKLAKEIGDWIKINGEAVYGVRHAGLAPSKLGYFTQKEDNLYLTVFNTPVNNIVRIAVPKNSAEVPVEAVLLQNGQSLALKRSDIGLDLDKNTYYDVVLPATFSADKAFVVKMKLGKPKGQSDQLMNAKM from the coding sequence ATGATAAACTATAATAGATTAATGACGCCCTCCCTCTTGGCTGGTGCGCTATTGGCCGGGAAAACTGTTTCTGCCCAATGGACAGAGCCACGCAAAAAGGTGGAGCAAAGAATTGACGTAAAATACGGGCCTTTAATACCGGCACATCGAACCGATGAAGCGATGGAGCGTTTTCGGACATATGGTTTAGGACAGTTTATCCATTGGGGCCTTTATGCTATCCCAGGAAATGAATGGGAAGGAGTAAGCGCTCGTAAAGGTGCGGCCGCTTCCGAATGGATTCGTACCTGGAGTGGGCCTACTGCCCCAAAGGACTGGAAAAACACCTATGATAATTTATACAAGCAATTTAATCCCAAAGGATTTGACGCAAAGCTATGGGCTAAGCAGGCTAAAGAAATGGGGGCAAAATACCTGATTTTTACAGCCAAACATCACGATGGATTTGCCTTATGGCCTTCGAAGTATACAGATTATACCATTAAGAAAAGCCCTTATAAAAAAGACATCGTCAAGCAGGTTGTAGACGCTTACACCGCTGAAGGGATAGATGTGTTTTTGTATTTTTCGATCTTAGAATGGAATAATTCAAACTATATGGGTAAGACGCTGTGTACACCGGAAGAAAAGGCAAAATTCAATAAGTTTTTGGAGTATACCCGTAACCAATTGTTGGAGCTGCTTCAAAACTATCCGCAGATAAAAGGGTTTTGGTTCGATGGTACCTGGGATCAGTCCTGGATTCAGTCCTATGACTTTACCTATAAACTGGAAAAGGAACTCCGTGAGAAACATCCGGGCTTAATCATCGGTAGTCGTTTTCGAAACGATGAATTTGGAAAGCGGCATTTCGACTCGAATGGTGATACGTTGGGAGATTATGAGCAAGGCTGGGAGCGTAAGATGCCGAAAGAATTTGAATGGCTAGAGGGACGTGACTGGGATTGTGTGATGACTATCCCTCCTAACGGTTGGGGTTACATGAAAGATTGGTCGGGTATTTATACAAAGACATCCGACGATTTGATCGATATGTTGATGAATTGTGTGTCGATGAACGGGAATTTCGTGTTGAATTTTGGCCCGGATGGAAATGGTCGGATGCATCCAGGAGAGGATAAATTGGCGAAAGAGATTGGTGACTGGATCAAAATCAATGGTGAAGCTGTTTATGGTGTGAGACATGCAGGGCTTGCTCCATCTAAACTGGGGTATTTCACACAGAAAGAAGATAACCTTTACCTCACCGTCTTTAATACACCCGTCAATAATATTGTTCGTATTGCAGTGCCGAAAAATTCAGCTGAGGTTCCGGTAGAGGCTGTCTTATTGCAAAATGGTCAATCATTAGCTCTTAAACGTTCCGACATTGGTTTGGATCTTGATAAGAATACATACTATGATGTTGTTCTTCCGGCAACGTTTAGTGCAGATAAAGCTTTTGTTGTAAAAATGAAGCTTGGTAAGCCAAAAGGACAGAGTGATCAACTCATGAATGCAAAAATGTAA
- a CDS encoding glycoside hydrolase family 2 protein, which yields MIKKIFYPLILIGILLLNVQARTVVPFNTSWTFKKGPFSTSSLDYNQLFEGKWQLVNLPHTWNATDMQTKEIKSGSLGKNERFYTGDAYYRKSFVPETAWKGKRIFIRFEGVNTNTELYVNNQPLSAKEGKNDLTYDNTQRNGSYNFVGRHQGGYSAFVFELTSMLQFGKENEILVKVNNEATPQVIPVNHTLFPIYGGIYRAVELIVTDDINIAVNDFASKGIYITQKNVSKKTADVAVKIKIDNKSGKKQPIELVTTVFEKDGSIKTKQSTPYTLLPQGRQIVTQEIPVKNPHLWQGLDDPYLYKVVTQIKMNNQIIDEVTVPLGLRKFELRTGEGFFLNDIKYPLHGVCRHQDRLGKGSALSNADHDEDIAIIKEMGATSIRLAHYQQSEYFYSKCDSIGLLIWVEIPFVNRVTTLEENNAQQQLKELIRQNFNHPSIYIWGMHNEVYTPTAYTVDLTTKLNDLAKSEDPDRYTVSVSGYNVINHPVNNNADVQGINHYFGWYNGELEDKSAKEEDVASWAKRVSEEFKDYRIIFSEYGAEAIPEDQAEEVGNFGNQWSNPAFFPEQYATKFHEVHWGVIAKSPIFLGSYVWNTFDFATPITALNVNPRNYKGLVSFDRKLKKDGFYWYKANWSKDPVLYITQRRMMNRGNKITAVTVYSNRGEPTLIVNGQFIKGAKIGQTNVHYIFENVKLKMGKNTVEAKIRPKDGNILTDHIEWNYDPAYKQGSSGPTKSKTEHVGL from the coding sequence ATGATAAAAAAGATATTTTATCCCCTGATCTTGATTGGAATACTACTATTGAACGTACAGGCGCGAACCGTAGTTCCATTTAACACCAGCTGGACTTTCAAAAAAGGACCTTTTTCGACATCGTCATTAGATTACAACCAACTTTTTGAAGGGAAATGGCAGCTTGTCAATCTGCCTCATACCTGGAATGCAACCGATATGCAGACCAAAGAGATCAAGTCCGGTAGCTTAGGGAAAAATGAGCGTTTTTATACCGGCGATGCTTATTACCGTAAATCATTTGTGCCCGAAACAGCCTGGAAAGGCAAGCGTATTTTTATTCGATTTGAAGGTGTCAATACCAATACCGAACTCTATGTAAACAATCAGCCCTTATCAGCCAAAGAAGGAAAAAATGACCTTACCTACGATAATACGCAGCGCAACGGCAGTTACAATTTCGTTGGCCGGCATCAGGGGGGCTATTCGGCCTTTGTCTTTGAACTGACCAGTATGCTCCAATTTGGAAAAGAAAATGAGATTTTAGTCAAGGTAAACAATGAAGCCACTCCGCAAGTCATTCCTGTTAACCACACCCTTTTTCCCATATATGGAGGCATCTATAGAGCAGTTGAGCTTATCGTAACAGATGATATCAATATTGCGGTGAATGATTTTGCATCCAAAGGAATCTATATCACACAAAAAAATGTATCTAAAAAAACAGCCGACGTCGCTGTTAAAATAAAAATAGACAACAAATCCGGAAAGAAACAACCGATCGAATTGGTGACAACGGTTTTCGAAAAAGACGGATCGATCAAAACCAAGCAAAGCACACCGTACACGTTGCTGCCTCAGGGCCGCCAGATCGTTACACAAGAGATTCCGGTCAAAAATCCGCATCTATGGCAGGGTTTAGATGATCCTTATCTCTATAAGGTCGTTACGCAGATCAAAATGAACAACCAGATAATTGATGAGGTAACAGTGCCCCTTGGTCTACGAAAATTTGAGCTGCGCACAGGAGAAGGGTTCTTTCTGAACGACATTAAATACCCCTTACATGGTGTCTGCCGTCATCAGGACCGCCTAGGAAAAGGCTCCGCCCTGAGCAATGCAGATCACGACGAAGACATCGCCATTATCAAAGAAATGGGCGCAACATCGATCCGGTTGGCACACTATCAGCAATCGGAATACTTCTATTCAAAATGCGACAGTATCGGATTATTGATCTGGGTCGAAATTCCATTTGTGAACCGCGTAACGACATTAGAAGAGAATAATGCGCAACAACAACTGAAAGAACTGATTCGACAAAATTTCAATCATCCTTCGATTTATATCTGGGGCATGCACAACGAAGTGTATACACCTACGGCCTACACCGTTGATCTCACCACTAAATTAAATGATCTGGCAAAGTCCGAAGATCCAGACCGATATACCGTTTCTGTCAGCGGTTACAATGTCATCAACCACCCGGTCAACAACAATGCAGACGTGCAAGGCATCAACCATTATTTTGGATGGTACAACGGCGAACTGGAAGATAAATCAGCCAAAGAGGAGGATGTCGCCTCCTGGGCAAAACGTGTCAGTGAAGAATTTAAAGATTACCGAATTATCTTTTCGGAATATGGTGCCGAAGCGATTCCCGAAGATCAGGCCGAAGAAGTCGGTAACTTTGGCAATCAATGGAGCAACCCTGCCTTTTTCCCTGAACAATATGCCACCAAATTTCATGAAGTCCATTGGGGAGTAATCGCTAAAAGTCCGATTTTCTTAGGCTCATATGTTTGGAATACCTTTGATTTTGCGACGCCGATCACCGCACTTAATGTCAATCCCCGAAATTATAAAGGATTGGTTTCCTTTGACCGCAAATTGAAGAAGGATGGCTTTTATTGGTACAAAGCCAATTGGAGCAAAGACCCTGTATTATATATTACACAACGCCGTATGATGAATAGAGGGAATAAAATCACAGCTGTTACAGTTTATTCCAACAGAGGTGAGCCTACATTGATAGTTAATGGACAGTTTATCAAAGGCGCCAAAATTGGTCAGACCAATGTCCATTACATCTTCGAAAACGTGAAGCTAAAAATGGGTAAAAATACAGTGGAAGCGAAAATACGTCCTAAAGATGGCAACATATTAACTGACCATATTGAATGGAACTATGATCCAGCGTATAAACAGGGATCATCGGGACCTACTAAATCAAAAACAGAACACGTCGGTCTGTAG